A genome region from Stenotrophomonas maltophilia includes the following:
- a CDS encoding acyltransferase family protein, whose translation MTRRHDIDALRVFAFALLILYHTSMAYVDDWGFHLKSLHTAEWLQWPMLFINRWRMSLLFLISGIAIAMMRPEGKLLRFAGLRTWRLLLPLLFGMFVIVPIQPYCEGVANGHVAPGFGHFLLRYWQVRPWPEGSFAGWQYGITWNHLWYLAYLWNYTLALALLMPLLGTAVVRRAIAFCAASPILLIGIPSALLLAWVIWLEPIYPSTNALLGDWYQHAKYATVFLAGYLLGREPLFWQRVVSLRRTTLWLALAAVGWYLGLRILGQVLPADSSLRQWPETFWDLQGRTSQSVYVWSALLAILGWGKVFLDRPFGWLPYCTEAIYPWYMLHQSLIIALLFWLKPLQLGPWLEPSLLLGGTVGGCMLIHELLIRRSRWLRPLFGLKADPKRPSEHHTDVEPSPCSAAPAMRGAWARRDPPMNR comes from the coding sequence ATGACCCGACGCCACGACATCGACGCCCTGCGCGTGTTCGCCTTCGCGCTGCTGATCCTCTACCACACCAGCATGGCCTACGTGGATGACTGGGGTTTCCACCTCAAGAGCCTGCATACCGCCGAATGGCTGCAGTGGCCGATGCTGTTCATCAACCGCTGGCGGATGTCGCTGCTGTTCCTGATCTCGGGCATCGCCATCGCGATGATGCGACCGGAAGGAAAGCTGCTGCGCTTTGCCGGCCTGCGCACGTGGCGGCTGCTGCTGCCATTGCTGTTCGGCATGTTCGTGATCGTGCCGATCCAGCCCTACTGCGAAGGCGTGGCCAACGGCCACGTGGCACCCGGCTTCGGCCACTTCCTGTTGCGCTACTGGCAGGTGCGGCCGTGGCCGGAAGGCAGCTTCGCCGGCTGGCAATACGGCATCACCTGGAACCACCTGTGGTACCTGGCCTATCTGTGGAACTACACGCTGGCCCTGGCCCTGTTGATGCCATTGCTGGGAACGGCCGTGGTTCGCCGTGCGATCGCGTTCTGCGCCGCCTCGCCGATACTGCTGATCGGAATTCCGTCTGCGCTGCTGCTGGCCTGGGTGATCTGGCTGGAGCCGATCTATCCGTCCACCAATGCCCTGCTTGGCGACTGGTACCAGCACGCGAAGTACGCGACAGTGTTCCTGGCCGGCTACCTGCTCGGTCGCGAGCCGTTGTTCTGGCAGCGCGTGGTCTCCCTGCGCCGCACCACGCTGTGGCTGGCGCTGGCGGCGGTCGGCTGGTATCTGGGGTTGCGCATCCTCGGCCAGGTGCTGCCGGCTGACTCCTCGCTGCGGCAATGGCCTGAAACGTTCTGGGACCTGCAGGGCAGGACCAGCCAGTCGGTGTATGTCTGGAGCGCGCTGCTGGCCATCCTCGGCTGGGGCAAGGTCTTCCTCGACCGCCCGTTCGGCTGGCTGCCGTACTGCACCGAGGCAATCTATCCCTGGTACATGCTGCACCAGAGCCTGATCATTGCCCTGCTGTTCTGGCTCAAGCCGTTGCAACTGGGTCCTTGGCTGGAGCCGTCGCTACTGCTGGGCGGCACCGTCGGCGGCTGCATGCTGATCCACGAACTGCTGATCCGACGCTCCCGCTGGCTGCGGCCCCTGTTCGGCCTGAAGGCCGATCCGAAACGGCCCAGCGAGCATCATACTGATGTAGAGCCAAGCCCATGCTCGGCTGCTCCAGCCATGCGCGGCGCATGGGCTCGGCGCGACCCACCCATGAACCGATGA
- the prfB gene encoding peptide chain release factor 2 (programmed frameshift), which yields MIELNPVRQRITDLTDRVLSLRGYLDYDAKKERLEEVTRELESPDVWNNAEYAQNLGRERSSLEKTVGGIASVLDGLNDATELLELAESEQDEDTALAVVADLDKHQAHVEKLEFQRMFSGEMDNAAAFVDIQAGAGGTEAQDWAEILLRMYLRWCESRGWKTELMEVSGGDVAGIKSATLRVEGDYAYGWLKTETGVHRLVRKSPFDSDNRRHTSFTSVFVSPEIDDNIDITINPADLRTDVYRSSGAGGQHVNKTESAVRITHIPTNIVVACQTGRSQHQNRDNAMKMLAAKLYELEIQKRNAEKDAVEATKSDIGWGSQIRNYVLDQSRIKDLRTGIERSDTQKVLDGDLDEFVEASLKAGLAVGSKRVDA from the exons ATGATCGAACTGAATCCTGTCCGCCAGCGCATCACCGATCTGACCGATCGCGTGTTGTCGCTTCGGGGGTATCTT GACTACGACGCCAAGAAAGAGCGTCTTGAAGAAGTAACGCGGGAGCTGGAAAGCCCCGACGTCTGGAACAACGCCGAGTACGCACAGAACCTGGGCCGCGAGCGTTCCAGCCTGGAAAAGACCGTGGGCGGCATCGCCTCGGTGCTGGATGGCCTGAACGACGCGACCGAACTGCTGGAGCTGGCCGAGTCCGAGCAGGACGAGGACACCGCACTGGCCGTGGTTGCCGACCTGGACAAGCACCAGGCGCACGTGGAGAAGCTGGAGTTCCAGCGCATGTTCTCCGGCGAGATGGACAATGCGGCGGCGTTCGTCGACATCCAGGCCGGTGCCGGTGGTACCGAAGCCCAGGACTGGGCCGAGATCCTGCTGCGCATGTACCTGCGCTGGTGTGAATCGCGCGGCTGGAAGACCGAGCTGATGGAAGTCTCCGGTGGTGACGTCGCCGGCATCAAGTCGGCCACGCTGCGCGTGGAAGGCGACTATGCCTATGGCTGGCTGAAGACCGAGACCGGCGTGCACCGCCTGGTGCGCAAGTCGCCGTTCGACTCGGACAACCGCCGCCACACCAGCTTCACCTCGGTGTTCGTGTCGCCGGAAATCGATGACAACATCGACATCACCATCAACCCGGCCGACCTGCGTACCGACGTGTACCGTTCGTCCGGTGCCGGTGGCCAGCACGTGAACAAGACCGAGTCGGCGGTGCGTATCACCCACATCCCGACCAACATCGTCGTGGCGTGCCAGACCGGCCGCAGCCAGCACCAGAACCGCGACAACGCGATGAAGATGCTGGCCGCCAAGCTTTACGAGCTTGAGATCCAGAAGCGCAATGCCGAGAAGGACGCGGTGGAAGCCACCAAGTCCGACATCGGCTGGGGCAGCCAGATCCGCAACTACGTGCTGGACCAGAGCCGCATCAAGGACCTGCGTACCGGCATCGAACGTTCGGACACGCAGAAGGTGCTCGACGGCGACCTGGACGAGTTCGTCGAGGCCAGCCTGAAGGCCGGCCTGGCCGTGGGTTCCAAGCGCGTCGATGCCTGA
- a CDS encoding VIT domain-containing protein: MVFARCCTVLLLALVAWPAGAQSPRISRPQATTPLLIAPAAEQPVQLQRARIEGDVQAGVAQTRITLEFHNPNRRVLEGELQFPLADGQQISGFALDINGELRDAVPVPKDRGRQVFEEIARRGVDPGLLEQTAGNQFRLRIYPLPAGGSRRVQLVIREPLAFAGQGWQWTLPLQFAAGAASVELKLQAPGATTAGTAPFRINAGQLYWQGKGAQLPAQLQWSLPAARQAQVQVAPWQDGHYLLAQLPVPVSHSPRTLPSEVGLLWDGSGSAGQRDRTREFALLDRYFAAMGDGTVALTVLRDRAEPVRRFRIRAGNWSELRAALQAVRPDGASALAQWQPQPSVKEYLLVSDGLLTYGPEQLPTLVPDQRLFAISSAGARTDSTRLRGWSESHGGRFVALGKDVDSAARELLSSPLDVQVDAGRGVQDVVIDRRSEAQGWLWLHARLAADGVPMRVRVGGGEWQALPATQKSNDGELLAGLWAQARLQQLAADRRGNREATQRLSQQFGLVGPDTSLIVLETLEDYLRYAIRPSGTLRTEYDARFAVQVADRAAADRQRLDEVAARWKERLQWWDRSWPKGRPPQPKGGALEVASADYAMESAPVAMLAAPAPAAPMAAAEQRMEASSARARRSAPASNKALDSITVTGGRVAAPAAANEGELGIQLAAWQPDSAIARRLRQGPASQLYDRYLAERDAHADSSAFFLDVADLLLEQGQRDLALRVLSNLAEMDLDNRHLLRVLGYRLMQADAPALAVPVFEQVLAMGQEEPQSFRDLGLALAAAGKPQQALVPLYQVVVRPWDSRFDGIALIALDELTNLVARSTPRLDTSAIDPRLLQAMPLDLRVVLSWDADNSDMDLWVTDPNGERAYYGNRLTYQGGQMSQDFTGGYGPEQFSLRNAKPGRYKVEANYFGSRQQLVTGATTLMLRLTTHWGTPKQKDQMVTMRLKDRAETVLVGEFEVK; encoded by the coding sequence ATGGTCTTCGCCCGATGCTGCACTGTGTTGTTGCTGGCCCTCGTGGCCTGGCCCGCTGGCGCGCAGTCGCCACGGATCTCCCGGCCGCAGGCCACCACGCCGCTGCTGATCGCGCCGGCCGCCGAACAACCGGTGCAGCTGCAGCGCGCACGCATTGAAGGCGACGTGCAGGCCGGCGTTGCCCAGACCCGGATCACACTGGAATTCCACAACCCGAACCGGCGCGTGCTGGAGGGCGAGCTGCAGTTCCCGCTGGCCGATGGCCAGCAGATCTCCGGCTTCGCCCTGGATATCAACGGCGAGCTGCGCGACGCCGTGCCGGTACCGAAGGACCGCGGCCGCCAGGTGTTCGAGGAGATCGCCCGCCGTGGCGTTGATCCGGGCCTGCTGGAACAGACCGCCGGCAACCAGTTCCGCCTGCGCATCTATCCGCTGCCGGCCGGTGGCAGCCGCCGCGTGCAGTTGGTGATTCGTGAGCCGTTGGCCTTCGCCGGACAAGGCTGGCAGTGGACGCTGCCGCTGCAGTTCGCCGCCGGTGCGGCCTCGGTTGAGCTGAAGCTGCAGGCGCCGGGTGCGACCACTGCGGGTACGGCGCCATTCCGAATCAACGCGGGCCAGTTGTACTGGCAGGGCAAGGGCGCGCAGCTGCCAGCGCAGCTGCAGTGGAGCCTGCCGGCGGCACGTCAGGCACAGGTGCAGGTGGCGCCCTGGCAGGACGGCCACTACCTGCTGGCGCAGCTGCCGGTGCCGGTCAGCCACTCGCCGCGCACGCTGCCCAGCGAGGTCGGGCTGCTGTGGGATGGCTCCGGCTCGGCGGGCCAGCGCGACCGCACGCGTGAGTTCGCCCTGCTGGATCGGTACTTCGCCGCAATGGGTGACGGCACGGTGGCACTGACCGTACTGCGCGACCGCGCCGAACCGGTACGGCGCTTCCGTATCCGCGCAGGCAACTGGAGCGAGCTGCGCGCGGCACTGCAGGCGGTGCGCCCGGACGGTGCCAGCGCGCTGGCCCAGTGGCAGCCGCAGCCGAGTGTGAAGGAATACCTGCTGGTCAGCGATGGCCTGCTGACCTATGGGCCGGAGCAGTTGCCGACGCTGGTACCGGATCAGCGCCTGTTTGCAATCAGCAGCGCCGGTGCCCGCACCGACAGCACCCGACTGCGTGGCTGGAGCGAATCCCATGGCGGTCGCTTCGTCGCGCTGGGCAAGGATGTCGATTCGGCTGCGCGCGAGCTGCTGTCGTCGCCGTTGGACGTGCAGGTCGATGCAGGTCGTGGCGTACAGGACGTGGTGATCGATCGTCGCAGTGAGGCCCAGGGTTGGCTGTGGCTGCACGCACGACTGGCAGCCGATGGCGTGCCGATGCGGGTGCGCGTGGGTGGCGGCGAATGGCAGGCGCTGCCCGCCACGCAGAAGAGCAACGACGGAGAACTGCTGGCGGGCTTGTGGGCGCAGGCGCGCCTGCAGCAGCTGGCCGCCGACCGCCGTGGCAACCGCGAGGCGACGCAGCGCCTGTCGCAGCAGTTTGGCCTGGTGGGGCCGGATACCTCGCTGATCGTGCTGGAGACCCTGGAGGACTACCTGCGCTATGCGATCCGTCCGTCTGGCACGCTTCGCACCGAATACGATGCACGATTCGCAGTGCAGGTGGCGGATCGCGCCGCGGCAGATCGCCAGCGCCTGGATGAAGTGGCGGCACGCTGGAAGGAACGCCTGCAGTGGTGGGACCGCAGCTGGCCGAAGGGAAGGCCGCCGCAGCCGAAGGGCGGGGCACTGGAAGTGGCCTCCGCGGACTACGCGATGGAATCGGCGCCGGTAGCGATGCTCGCCGCGCCGGCCCCTGCGGCACCGATGGCTGCCGCCGAGCAGCGCATGGAAGCCAGCAGCGCGCGTGCACGTCGCTCAGCGCCTGCATCGAACAAGGCCCTGGATTCAATCACGGTCACGGGTGGCCGTGTCGCTGCGCCCGCTGCCGCCAACGAGGGCGAGCTCGGCATCCAGCTGGCGGCGTGGCAGCCGGACTCGGCCATCGCCCGGCGCCTGCGCCAGGGCCCGGCGTCGCAACTGTATGACCGCTATCTGGCCGAGCGCGATGCCCATGCCGACAGCAGCGCATTCTTCCTCGACGTGGCTGACCTGCTGCTGGAGCAGGGCCAACGCGACCTGGCGCTGCGCGTGTTGTCGAACCTGGCCGAGATGGACCTGGACAATCGCCACCTGCTGCGCGTGCTCGGCTATCGGCTGATGCAGGCCGATGCGCCCGCGCTGGCGGTGCCGGTGTTCGAGCAGGTGCTGGCCATGGGCCAGGAAGAACCGCAGAGCTTCCGCGACCTGGGCCTGGCACTGGCAGCGGCCGGCAAGCCGCAGCAGGCGCTGGTGCCGCTGTACCAGGTGGTCGTGCGCCCGTGGGACAGCCGTTTCGATGGCATCGCCCTGATCGCACTGGATGAGCTGACCAACCTGGTGGCGCGTAGCACCCCCCGGCTGGATACCTCGGCCATCGACCCACGCCTGCTGCAGGCGATGCCGCTGGACCTGCGCGTGGTGCTGTCGTGGGATGCCGACAACAGCGACATGGACCTGTGGGTGACCGACCCGAACGGCGAGCGCGCTTACTACGGCAACCGCCTGACCTACCAGGGCGGGCAGATGTCGCAGGACTTCACCGGCGGCTATGGTCCCGAGCAGTTCTCGCTGCGCAACGCCAAGCCGGGCAGGTACAAGGTGGAGGCGAACTACTTCGGCAGCCGCCAGCAGCTGGTGACCGGGGCGACGACACTGATGCTGCGCCTGACCACCCACTGGGGCACGCCGAAGCAGAAGGACCAGATGGTCACGATGCGGTTGAAGGATCGCGCCGAAACCGTGCTGGTGGGCGAGTTCGAGGTGAAGTAG
- a CDS encoding LytTR family DNA-binding domain-containing protein, which produces MTQGRPPRWRTTIRLLVWAAILSASAVTNALVEVMDATRRGSDLGLWEPMIWEFSSLALILLTLPLLWWGCERWPLHADTWKQRLPLYLLASVGWSFLHVVGMMVLRHLAYASLGYRYQDDAGWLERFAYEYLKDVRTFAMFVALEHFTSWFGRRRQGEASLLAEPDVGPPVEPVERPQHFLVRKLGKEFLVATADVEYAQAAGNYVNLRVRGHDYPLRITMAVLEQRLDPALFLRPHRSWLIHRGQLRSIEPLDGGEALLHMADGAKVPCSRRQLPVLRQALGGAGAG; this is translated from the coding sequence ATGACCCAGGGCCGACCACCGCGCTGGCGCACCACCATCCGTCTGCTGGTCTGGGCAGCGATCCTGTCGGCCTCGGCGGTGACCAATGCGCTGGTTGAGGTGATGGACGCCACGCGGCGGGGCAGCGATCTCGGCCTGTGGGAGCCGATGATCTGGGAATTCAGCAGCCTCGCCCTGATCCTGTTGACCCTGCCGCTGCTGTGGTGGGGCTGCGAGCGCTGGCCGCTGCATGCCGATACCTGGAAGCAGCGGTTGCCGCTGTACCTGCTGGCCAGCGTGGGCTGGTCGTTTCTGCACGTGGTGGGGATGATGGTGCTGCGGCACCTGGCCTATGCATCGCTGGGCTACCGCTATCAGGACGATGCGGGATGGCTGGAGCGTTTTGCCTACGAATACCTGAAGGATGTCCGCACGTTCGCGATGTTCGTGGCACTGGAGCACTTCACCAGCTGGTTCGGGCGGCGCAGGCAGGGCGAGGCGAGCCTGTTGGCCGAGCCCGATGTAGGCCCGCCCGTGGAACCGGTCGAGCGCCCGCAGCACTTCCTGGTGCGCAAACTGGGCAAGGAGTTCCTGGTCGCCACCGCAGACGTGGAGTACGCCCAGGCGGCGGGGAACTACGTGAACCTGCGGGTACGTGGACATGACTATCCGCTGCGGATCACCATGGCGGTGCTGGAACAGCGTTTGGATCCCGCGTTGTTTCTGCGCCCGCACCGCAGCTGGCTGATCCATCGCGGGCAGCTGCGCTCGATCGAGCCGCTGGACGGCGGCGAGGCCCTGTTGCACATGGCCGACGGGGCCAAGGTGCCGTGCAGCCGGCGACAGCTGCCGGTACTGCGTCAGGCGCTGGGCGGGGCGGGCGCGGGTTAG
- a CDS encoding NAD-dependent succinate-semialdehyde dehydrogenase: MSAAPSTAISRDPATGQQIASHPFATDAELEAILDRGQVGFAAWSARSLEQRAEVLRAMAAVLRRDREKLAALATAEMGKVQAEALAEIEKCAVLCDWYADHGAQFLRDEPTQVPDDKAYVSYLPLGVVLGIMPWNFPYWQVMRAAVPILMGGNGFLLKPAENIVGTAQLLDAAWRDAGLPEGTFIAANISREGTSRAIADDRIAAVTLTGSVAAGRSIAAQAGQALKKVVLELGGSDPFIVLADADLDAAVDAAVASRFQNTGQVCIAGKRIIVEDAVYERFVAQFCEKVQALTIGDGRDPANRIGPMARQDLLEQLDAQVRASVDAGAQLLVGGHQLDRPGAFYAPTVLAGVEPGMQAFDTETFGPVASISRARDADHAVELANQSEFGLSGNLWTGDRARAMQLARRLQTGGVFVNGFSASDPRVPIGGVKKSGFGRELSHFGIREFVNAQTVWFDKR, from the coding sequence ATGTCCGCTGCCCCCAGTACTGCCATTTCCCGCGATCCGGCCACTGGCCAGCAGATCGCCAGCCATCCCTTCGCTACCGACGCCGAACTGGAAGCCATCCTCGATCGCGGCCAGGTTGGCTTCGCCGCCTGGAGCGCCAGGAGCCTGGAGCAGCGGGCCGAGGTGCTGCGCGCGATGGCCGCTGTACTGCGCCGTGATCGCGAGAAACTGGCTGCGCTGGCCACCGCCGAAATGGGCAAGGTCCAGGCCGAAGCGCTGGCCGAGATCGAAAAGTGCGCCGTGCTGTGCGACTGGTACGCCGACCATGGCGCGCAGTTCCTGCGCGACGAACCGACCCAGGTGCCGGACGACAAGGCCTACGTGTCCTACCTGCCGCTGGGCGTGGTGCTGGGCATCATGCCGTGGAATTTCCCGTACTGGCAGGTGATGCGGGCGGCAGTGCCGATCCTGATGGGCGGCAACGGCTTCCTGCTGAAGCCGGCCGAGAACATCGTCGGCACCGCGCAGCTGCTCGACGCGGCCTGGCGCGATGCCGGGCTGCCGGAGGGCACCTTCATCGCGGCCAACATCAGCCGCGAGGGCACCAGTCGCGCGATTGCCGATGACCGCATTGCCGCGGTGACCCTGACCGGCAGCGTGGCCGCTGGCCGCAGCATCGCCGCGCAGGCCGGGCAGGCGTTGAAGAAGGTGGTGCTGGAGCTGGGCGGTTCCGATCCGTTCATCGTGCTGGCCGATGCCGATCTTGATGCGGCCGTCGATGCGGCGGTGGCCTCGCGCTTCCAGAATACCGGGCAGGTCTGCATCGCCGGCAAGCGCATCATCGTCGAAGACGCGGTCTACGAACGGTTCGTGGCGCAGTTCTGCGAGAAGGTGCAGGCGCTGACCATCGGCGATGGCCGCGACCCGGCCAACCGCATCGGCCCGATGGCGCGCCAGGACCTGCTGGAACAGCTCGATGCGCAGGTACGCGCGTCGGTCGATGCCGGTGCGCAGCTGCTGGTCGGCGGGCACCAGCTGGATCGTCCGGGCGCGTTCTATGCGCCCACCGTGCTGGCCGGGGTGGAGCCGGGTATGCAGGCCTTCGATACCGAGACCTTCGGCCCGGTGGCCTCGATCAGCCGCGCCCGCGACGCCGACCATGCGGTGGAACTGGCCAACCAGAGCGAGTTCGGCCTCAGCGGCAACCTGTGGACCGGCGACCGCGCCCGTGCGATGCAGCTGGCGCGCCGGCTGCAGACCGGCGGCGTGTTCGTCAACGGTTTCTCCGCTTCGGACCCGCGCGTGCCGATCGGTGGCGTGAAGAAGAGCGGCTTCGGCCGCGAGCTCTCGCACTTCGGCATCCGCGAGTTCGTCAATGCGCAGACGGTGTGGTTCGACAAGCGTTGA
- a CDS encoding helix-turn-helix transcriptional regulator gives MMRSESERKELGGFLKACRARVDPATLGLPAGRRRTPGLKREEVALAIGVSVSWYTWIEQGREVRASPEVLERLAQVLRMSDDERAYAFALSGYGVPLESPDESVTDGLRQLVEAMQPIPAYVRNTRFDILAWNPAIADLFVDYSQLAPHERNTLRLMFLYPPYRTLILNWEEMTRGLLAGFRAAMAQAPDKAPFLALVEDIAAHSEEFRQWWPEHDVRRFDEGAKKLNHPTRGLLDLQYVALVPESRHDLSLVTYLPRK, from the coding sequence ATGATGCGCAGCGAAAGTGAACGCAAGGAACTCGGCGGCTTCCTCAAGGCCTGCCGCGCCCGTGTCGACCCTGCCACGCTCGGCCTGCCGGCCGGGCGCCGGCGGACCCCGGGACTGAAGCGCGAGGAAGTCGCCCTGGCCATCGGGGTCAGCGTCAGCTGGTACACCTGGATCGAGCAGGGCCGTGAAGTGCGCGCCTCGCCCGAGGTGCTGGAGCGGCTGGCGCAGGTGCTGCGCATGAGCGATGACGAGCGCGCCTATGCGTTCGCGCTGTCCGGTTACGGCGTGCCGCTGGAATCACCGGACGAGAGCGTGACCGACGGCCTGCGCCAGCTGGTGGAGGCGATGCAGCCGATCCCGGCTTACGTGCGCAATACCCGTTTCGACATCCTGGCCTGGAACCCGGCCATCGCCGACCTGTTCGTGGACTACAGCCAGCTGGCACCGCATGAGCGCAACACGCTGCGGCTGATGTTCCTGTACCCGCCGTACCGCACGCTGATCCTCAACTGGGAAGAAATGACCCGCGGCCTGCTGGCCGGCTTCCGCGCGGCGATGGCACAGGCGCCGGACAAGGCGCCGTTCCTGGCGCTGGTGGAGGATATCGCGGCGCATAGTGAGGAGTTCCGCCAGTGGTGGCCGGAGCACGACGTGCGGCGGTTCGATGAAGGTGCGAAGAAGTTGAACCATCCCACGCGTGGGTTGCTGGACCTGCAGTACGTGGCGCTGGTACCGGAGAGCCGGCACGATTTGTCACTGGTGACCTACCTGCCGCGGAAGTAG